A window of the Gossypium hirsutum isolate 1008001.06 chromosome A05, Gossypium_hirsutum_v2.1, whole genome shotgun sequence genome harbors these coding sequences:
- the LOC121229292 gene encoding uncharacterized protein isoform X1, with protein sequence MEEEYEKLKNLLKRVTKCGGIDQIESVINHNNHINSELQKSIGTELGPLQQMESRYGGIDRMKFMLDKFKELEAKYGGIEKLESILEKFVDIEADSNKLNQIKSMLGINEAEFIVDKLKGMADDVHKLDQIKSLLGGIDETELAINRIKKMELQLEKQKPMVSQKEVESFQASPGSPPEKSGSQPLDLIAEFDNVPDKLNFITTVSRTAPNMQYNDEDVDRLIARITDENIPSDLATNSFGDLLGGARERVNKYEIPSLLVSTAQHIFNDHGDITRKCKLSDLNVQTIFVSFCAAIKEMVDLSLENVTEEIILKLRHPIMDAKRIEFDAEFAMKRLITIVHGYFGLKARQDRHELERWVASLRAGDETLRKELENKSQEIQKELENKSQEIQDTEAKLRRLESDKCKICLESMEKFVAKDLKSVTLSLSPVASNET encoded by the exons ATGGAGGAGGAGTATGAAAAGCTGAAAAACCTACTGAAAAGAGTAACAAAATGTGGAGGGATCGACCAAATCGAGTCAGTGATTAACCACAATAATCACATCAACTCTGAGTTACAGAAATCAATTGGAACCGAGCTTGGTCCACTACAGCAAATGGAGTCCAGGTATGGAGGAATTGATAGAATGAAGTTCATGTTGGACAAATTTAAG GAATTGGAGGCCAAGTATGGAGGAATTGAGAAACTGGAATCCATATTGGAGAAATTCGTGGATATAGAAGCTGATTCCAATAAACTAAATCAGATAAAATCTATGTTGGGGATTAATGAAGCAGAGTTCATAGTGGACAAGTTGAAGGGAATGGCGGACGACGTACATAAGTTGGACCAAATAAAGTCATTATTAGGCGGAATTGATGAAACCGAACTCgcaataaatagaattaaaaaaatggaGTTGCAGTTGGAAAAGCAGAAGCCAATGGTTAGCCAAAAGGAAGTTGAATCATTTCAGGCATCTCCTGGTAGTCCACCG GAGAAGAGCGGATCGCAGCCACTGGACTTGATAGCCGAATTTGACAAT GTGCCAGATAAACTAAATTTCATTACCACTGTGAGTCGGACAGCCCCAAACATGCAGTACAATGATGAGGATGTGGATCGTCTCATCGCTCGAATTACTGATGAAAACATTCCGAGCGACTTGGCCACCAATAGCTTCGGGGATTTATTAGGAGGGGCGCGGGAAAGGGTTAACAAATACGAAATCCCGTCGTTGCTGGTCTCCACTGCTCAACATATTTTCAACGACCATGGTGATATTACGAGAAAATGTAAATTGAGTGATCTTAATGTTCAAACTATATTTGTTTCCTTTTGTGCTGCTATCAAAGAGATGGTTGATTTGTCCCTTGAAAATGTGACTGAGGAGATTATATTGAAGTTGAGACATCCAATCATGGATGCTAAACGCATCGAATTTGACGCCGAATTTGCCATGAAACGTTTAATCACAATAGTTCATGGTTACTTTGGTCTCAAAGCTCGCCAGGACCGACATGAATTGGAACGATGGGTAGCAAGTCTAAGGGCAGGTGACGAAACCTTGAGAAAGGAACTTGAAAATAAGTCTCAAGAGATACAAAAGGAACTTGAAAATAAGTCTCAAGAGATACAAGACACCGAAGCCAAACTGAGACGCCTAGAATCTGACAAATGCAAGATTTGCCTggaatccatggaaaaatttgtGGCAAAGGATTTAAAATCTGTAACGCTTAGTCTGAGCCCAGTAGCCTCCAATGAGACGTGA
- the LOC121229292 gene encoding uncharacterized protein isoform X2, translating into MEEEYEKLKNLLKRVTKCGGIDQIESVINHNNHINSELQKSIGTELGPLQQMESRYGGIDRMKFMLDKFKELEAKYGGIEKLESILEKFVDIEADSNKLNQIKSMLGINEAEFIVDKLKGMADDVHKLDQIKSLLGGIDETELAINRIKKMELQLEKQKPMVSQKEVESFQASPGSPPEKSGSQPLDLIAEFDNVPDKLNFITTVSRTAPNMQYNDEDVDRLIARITDENIPSDLATNSFGDLLGGARERVNKYEIPSLLVSTAQHIFNDHGDITRKCKLSDLNVQTIFVSFCAAIKEMVDLSLENVTEEIILKLRHPIMDAKRIEFDAEFAMKRLITIVHGYFGLKARQDRHELERWVASLRAGDETLRKELENKSQEIQDTEAKLRRLESDKCKICLESMEKFVAKDLKSVTLSLSPVASNET; encoded by the exons ATGGAGGAGGAGTATGAAAAGCTGAAAAACCTACTGAAAAGAGTAACAAAATGTGGAGGGATCGACCAAATCGAGTCAGTGATTAACCACAATAATCACATCAACTCTGAGTTACAGAAATCAATTGGAACCGAGCTTGGTCCACTACAGCAAATGGAGTCCAGGTATGGAGGAATTGATAGAATGAAGTTCATGTTGGACAAATTTAAG GAATTGGAGGCCAAGTATGGAGGAATTGAGAAACTGGAATCCATATTGGAGAAATTCGTGGATATAGAAGCTGATTCCAATAAACTAAATCAGATAAAATCTATGTTGGGGATTAATGAAGCAGAGTTCATAGTGGACAAGTTGAAGGGAATGGCGGACGACGTACATAAGTTGGACCAAATAAAGTCATTATTAGGCGGAATTGATGAAACCGAACTCgcaataaatagaattaaaaaaatggaGTTGCAGTTGGAAAAGCAGAAGCCAATGGTTAGCCAAAAGGAAGTTGAATCATTTCAGGCATCTCCTGGTAGTCCACCG GAGAAGAGCGGATCGCAGCCACTGGACTTGATAGCCGAATTTGACAAT GTGCCAGATAAACTAAATTTCATTACCACTGTGAGTCGGACAGCCCCAAACATGCAGTACAATGATGAGGATGTGGATCGTCTCATCGCTCGAATTACTGATGAAAACATTCCGAGCGACTTGGCCACCAATAGCTTCGGGGATTTATTAGGAGGGGCGCGGGAAAGGGTTAACAAATACGAAATCCCGTCGTTGCTGGTCTCCACTGCTCAACATATTTTCAACGACCATGGTGATATTACGAGAAAATGTAAATTGAGTGATCTTAATGTTCAAACTATATTTGTTTCCTTTTGTGCTGCTATCAAAGAGATGGTTGATTTGTCCCTTGAAAATGTGACTGAGGAGATTATATTGAAGTTGAGACATCCAATCATGGATGCTAAACGCATCGAATTTGACGCCGAATTTGCCATGAAACGTTTAATCACAATAGTTCATGGTTACTTTGGTCTCAAAGCTCGCCAGGACCGACATGAATTGGAACGATGGGTAGCAAGTCTAAGGGCAGGTGACGAAACCTTGAGAAAGGAACTTGAAAATAAGTCTCAAGAG ATACAAGACACCGAAGCCAAACTGAGACGCCTAGAATCTGACAAATGCAAGATTTGCCTggaatccatggaaaaatttgtGGCAAAGGATTTAAAATCTGTAACGCTTAGTCTGAGCCCAGTAGCCTCCAATGAGACGTGA
- the LOC121229292 gene encoding uncharacterized protein isoform X3 → MESRYGGIDRMKFMLDKFKELEAKYGGIEKLESILEKFVDIEADSNKLNQIKSMLGINEAEFIVDKLKGMADDVHKLDQIKSLLGGIDETELAINRIKKMELQLEKQKPMVSQKEVESFQASPGSPPEKSGSQPLDLIAEFDNVPDKLNFITTVSRTAPNMQYNDEDVDRLIARITDENIPSDLATNSFGDLLGGARERVNKYEIPSLLVSTAQHIFNDHGDITRKCKLSDLNVQTIFVSFCAAIKEMVDLSLENVTEEIILKLRHPIMDAKRIEFDAEFAMKRLITIVHGYFGLKARQDRHELERWVASLRAGDETLRKELENKSQEIQKELENKSQEIQDTEAKLRRLESDKCKICLESMEKFVAKDLKSVTLSLSPVASNET, encoded by the exons ATGGAGTCCAGGTATGGAGGAATTGATAGAATGAAGTTCATGTTGGACAAATTTAAG GAATTGGAGGCCAAGTATGGAGGAATTGAGAAACTGGAATCCATATTGGAGAAATTCGTGGATATAGAAGCTGATTCCAATAAACTAAATCAGATAAAATCTATGTTGGGGATTAATGAAGCAGAGTTCATAGTGGACAAGTTGAAGGGAATGGCGGACGACGTACATAAGTTGGACCAAATAAAGTCATTATTAGGCGGAATTGATGAAACCGAACTCgcaataaatagaattaaaaaaatggaGTTGCAGTTGGAAAAGCAGAAGCCAATGGTTAGCCAAAAGGAAGTTGAATCATTTCAGGCATCTCCTGGTAGTCCACCG GAGAAGAGCGGATCGCAGCCACTGGACTTGATAGCCGAATTTGACAAT GTGCCAGATAAACTAAATTTCATTACCACTGTGAGTCGGACAGCCCCAAACATGCAGTACAATGATGAGGATGTGGATCGTCTCATCGCTCGAATTACTGATGAAAACATTCCGAGCGACTTGGCCACCAATAGCTTCGGGGATTTATTAGGAGGGGCGCGGGAAAGGGTTAACAAATACGAAATCCCGTCGTTGCTGGTCTCCACTGCTCAACATATTTTCAACGACCATGGTGATATTACGAGAAAATGTAAATTGAGTGATCTTAATGTTCAAACTATATTTGTTTCCTTTTGTGCTGCTATCAAAGAGATGGTTGATTTGTCCCTTGAAAATGTGACTGAGGAGATTATATTGAAGTTGAGACATCCAATCATGGATGCTAAACGCATCGAATTTGACGCCGAATTTGCCATGAAACGTTTAATCACAATAGTTCATGGTTACTTTGGTCTCAAAGCTCGCCAGGACCGACATGAATTGGAACGATGGGTAGCAAGTCTAAGGGCAGGTGACGAAACCTTGAGAAAGGAACTTGAAAATAAGTCTCAAGAGATACAAAAGGAACTTGAAAATAAGTCTCAAGAGATACAAGACACCGAAGCCAAACTGAGACGCCTAGAATCTGACAAATGCAAGATTTGCCTggaatccatggaaaaatttgtGGCAAAGGATTTAAAATCTGTAACGCTTAGTCTGAGCCCAGTAGCCTCCAATGAGACGTGA
- the LOC107906640 gene encoding histone H2B-like, with translation MAPKAEKKPAEKKPAEEKKAEKAPAEKKPRAEKKLPKEAGDKKKKRPKKSVETYKIYIFKVLKQVHPDIGISSKAMGIMNSFINDIFEKLAQEASRLARYNKKPTITSREIQTAVRLVLPGELAKHAVSEGTKAVTKFTSS, from the coding sequence ATGGCACCAAAGGCCGAGAAGAAGCCTGCTGAGAAAAAACCAGCGGAAGAGAAAAAAGCCGAGAAGGCACCAGCCGAGAAAAAGCCCAGAGCCGAGAAGAAGCTTCCCAAGGAAGCCGGCGACAAGAAGAAGAAGCGACCAAAGAAGAGCGTCGAAACCTACAAGATCTACATCTTTAAGGTTCTGAAGCAAGTGCACCCTGATATCGGGATTTCGAGCAAGGCCATGGGGATTATGAACAGTTTCATTAATGACATTTTCGAGAAGCTTGCTCAGGAAGCTTCGAGGCTCGCTCGTTACAACAAGAAGCCCACAATTACATCTCGGGAGATTCAAACAGCTGTGAGGCTGGTTCTGCCCGGGGAGTTGGCTAAGCATGCTGTTTCTGAAGGGACTAAGGCTGTCACTAAGTTTACTAGTTCTTAG